From a single Pseudalkalibacillus hwajinpoensis genomic region:
- a CDS encoding alpha/beta fold hydrolase, which produces MPFMNLEKEVELYYEDVGMGQPVIFIHGVWMSSRFFKKQLPYFRQKYRAISLDLRGHGQSTHVHSGHTVANYARDLKCFIDNLHLKEVTLVGWSMGAFVIWEYLNQYGEDNVKGTVIVDELASDFKWPDFEIGAFDLSALTGMMQDIQTDQAGLLKGFLPLMFKEELPQSELDWMLEETTKVPSSIASAILFDQSTIDCRPYLNKINKPTLLCFGKEEKLIPVAAGKHLKSEIPNSRLELFEDSCHCPFLEETERFNRVVDEFMGSLS; this is translated from the coding sequence ATGCCATTTATGAATTTGGAAAAAGAAGTAGAGCTTTATTATGAAGATGTAGGAATGGGCCAGCCTGTTATCTTTATTCATGGCGTCTGGATGAGTAGTCGCTTTTTCAAAAAACAGCTACCTTACTTCAGGCAAAAGTATCGCGCCATTTCATTGGACCTTAGAGGGCATGGCCAATCTACTCACGTTCACTCAGGCCATACAGTGGCGAATTATGCTCGTGACTTAAAGTGCTTCATAGATAATCTGCACCTAAAAGAAGTAACGCTCGTTGGTTGGTCAATGGGGGCTTTTGTGATCTGGGAATACTTAAATCAGTATGGTGAGGATAATGTGAAAGGGACAGTTATCGTCGATGAGCTTGCATCAGATTTTAAATGGCCAGATTTTGAGATTGGAGCTTTTGACCTTTCAGCACTGACTGGGATGATGCAAGATATTCAAACGGATCAAGCTGGTCTGCTGAAAGGATTTCTTCCTCTGATGTTTAAAGAAGAATTGCCGCAGTCTGAGCTTGACTGGATGCTTGAAGAAACAACTAAGGTTCCTTCCTCCATAGCGAGTGCTATTCTATTTGATCAATCTACTATAGATTGCCGTCCATATTTAAATAAGATCAACAAACCAACGCTATTGTGTTTTGGTAAAGAGGAAAAGTTAATTCCAGTAGCAGCAGGTAAACATTTAAAAAGCGAAATTCCTAACTCTAGACTGGAATTGTTTGAAGACAGCTGTCATTGTCCATTTCTAGAAGAGACAGAGCGGTTTAATCGTGTGGTTGATGAATTTATGGGCTCTCTCAGCTAA
- a CDS encoding PH domain-containing protein: MGILSGFMGNASTVKKEDVKKELQNILADTEEVNAAFKLVRDLIVFTDKRLLFVDKQGMTGKKVEYHSVPYKSISHFSIETAGHFDLDAELKIWISSSQTPTFSKQFKKDESIYTIQKLLAELCG; this comes from the coding sequence ATGGGCATACTAAGCGGATTTATGGGGAATGCTTCAACTGTAAAGAAGGAAGATGTGAAGAAAGAACTTCAAAACATCCTTGCCGATACGGAAGAGGTGAATGCAGCCTTTAAACTTGTACGTGATTTAATTGTATTCACAGACAAGCGTTTATTATTCGTGGATAAGCAGGGCATGACTGGAAAGAAAGTCGAGTACCACTCTGTTCCTTACAAGAGCATTTCACATTTCAGCATCGAAACGGCCGGACACTTTGATCTTGATGCTGAGCTCAAAATTTGGATTTCAAGTTCACAAACGCCGACTTTCTCGAAGCAGTTTAAGAAGGATGAAAGCATCTATACGATTCAAAAGCTTCTTGCTGAGCTTTGTGGGTGA
- a CDS encoding sensor histidine kinase: MFELLLTMLERLGIIVTIAFVLTRFRFFRDMIYSDQLARKQQYVAIGFFGFFGIIGTYTGLTFSTDSLQFYSWALEVSSDEAIANSRVIGVVLAGLLGGKRVGFGAGLIAGLHRYMLGGFTALACGLASIIAGLIAGSLHKRNRHVKLRSAFFIGAGAETVQMLIILTLSKPLEKAIALVEVIGIPMILANGIGCALFLLIIKNVINEEEKAGALQAQKTLRIADQTLGYLRKGLSPESAKEVCSILHREIEGSAVAITDRTHILSHVGLANDHHQSGHEIQTTITKDVIDKGEIVVANDRTIHCAEEDCPLGAAIIAPLKQRGKTIGTLKFYFRSEKEITHIITELVSGLSNLLSNQLEIAEADKAYQLAKEAEIKALQAQISPHFLFNSLSTIISLIRIEPDKARKLLVSLSHFLRQNLSGTTANMTSLNQELKHVKAYLEVEEARFVDRLTVRYMIEESALTVQLPPLTLQPIVENAIKHGIKNKDTDCIVEISIKRHSNGTLVCVTDNGSGIASDRLPELGKTHVSSQVGTGLGLYNVNRRLTMLFGDEATIHINSVLENGTTVCFLIPMWRIKI; the protein is encoded by the coding sequence ATGTTCGAGCTATTGCTTACGATGCTTGAGCGACTTGGCATCATCGTTACGATCGCGTTTGTGCTGACGCGCTTTCGCTTCTTCCGGGATATGATTTACAGTGATCAGCTCGCACGTAAGCAACAGTATGTGGCGATTGGTTTCTTTGGCTTCTTTGGCATAATCGGAACATACACCGGGCTTACCTTCAGTACAGATTCACTTCAGTTTTATTCCTGGGCTCTTGAAGTTTCATCAGATGAAGCAATCGCCAACTCCCGAGTTATCGGTGTCGTTCTCGCCGGACTTCTCGGTGGGAAGAGAGTTGGTTTTGGCGCAGGTCTTATTGCTGGACTTCACCGCTATATGCTTGGTGGCTTTACTGCGCTTGCCTGTGGACTGGCTTCGATAATAGCTGGACTCATTGCCGGCTCCCTCCATAAACGCAACCGTCATGTGAAGCTTCGTTCTGCATTCTTCATTGGTGCAGGCGCCGAAACAGTTCAGATGCTCATCATTCTGACTCTATCGAAACCACTTGAAAAGGCGATCGCACTCGTTGAGGTCATTGGTATTCCAATGATACTCGCGAACGGGATTGGGTGTGCCCTTTTCCTACTTATTATTAAAAACGTCATTAACGAGGAAGAGAAAGCTGGAGCGCTGCAGGCTCAGAAAACACTCCGAATCGCTGATCAGACGCTTGGCTATTTACGAAAAGGACTTTCACCTGAGTCGGCAAAGGAAGTTTGCAGCATTCTTCATCGCGAAATTGAAGGTAGTGCTGTGGCGATAACCGACAGAACGCATATTTTAAGTCACGTTGGTCTCGCGAATGATCATCATCAGTCAGGGCATGAAATACAAACGACGATTACGAAGGATGTGATTGATAAGGGAGAGATCGTTGTTGCAAATGATCGGACGATTCATTGCGCTGAAGAAGACTGCCCGCTTGGTGCAGCCATCATTGCACCGTTAAAGCAGCGTGGTAAAACGATTGGCACCCTGAAATTCTATTTCCGATCTGAGAAAGAAATTACTCATATCATTACAGAGCTTGTATCAGGACTCAGCAATCTTTTAAGCAACCAATTGGAAATTGCTGAAGCGGACAAAGCCTACCAGCTTGCGAAAGAAGCAGAAATCAAAGCGCTTCAGGCGCAAATCAGTCCACACTTCCTATTTAATTCTCTTAGTACGATCATTTCACTGATTCGAATTGAGCCGGACAAAGCTCGTAAATTGCTGGTCTCTCTCTCTCATTTCTTAAGACAAAATCTATCTGGCACTACTGCCAACATGACCTCTCTAAACCAGGAGCTTAAACATGTGAAAGCATACCTGGAGGTAGAGGAAGCACGTTTCGTTGATCGCCTCACAGTGAGGTACATGATTGAGGAGAGTGCATTAACTGTGCAGTTGCCTCCACTCACCCTGCAGCCGATTGTTGAAAATGCGATTAAGCATGGTATTAAAAACAAAGACACTGATTGTATCGTTGAAATTAGTATAAAGCGTCATTCGAATGGCACTCTCGTCTGTGTCACCGATAACGGCTCAGGCATAGCTTCCGATCGTTTGCCTGAGCTTGGTAAGACACATGTATCATCTCAAGTTGGGACAGGGCTTGGCCTTTATAATGTTAATCGCCGCTTAACTATGCTGTTTGGTGATGAAGCAACCATTCACATTAATAGCGTGCTGGAGAACGGCACGACCGTTTGCTTTTTGATTCCAATGTGGAGGATTAAGATATGA
- a CDS encoding LytR/AlgR family response regulator transcription factor, with product MNAIKILIVDDERYSRQELAHLLSQFQSIKVIGETDSGEAAVVKALQLQPDVVFLDVEMPRMNGMEAAKALLELKKPPLIVFATAYPEFAAEAFRYEAVDYLLKPYDEEQLHQTVQRLTKLVNVSFKEEEIPLKKSRLSVEIDGDIHYLDPNDILYIYRDDKVSRIVGKNGEYEVKMALKELESRLSSHSFFRIHKGYLVNLQYVRRLTPWFNGAYQLELEGVKEKLSVSRNYVKPLRTRLEL from the coding sequence ATGAACGCAATCAAAATTCTAATAGTTGATGATGAACGTTACAGCCGCCAGGAGTTAGCTCATCTCTTAAGTCAATTTCAGTCGATTAAAGTGATCGGTGAAACGGATTCTGGCGAAGCTGCTGTTGTTAAAGCTCTGCAGCTTCAACCTGACGTAGTTTTTCTAGATGTTGAGATGCCCAGGATGAACGGAATGGAAGCTGCAAAAGCGCTGCTTGAATTAAAAAAACCGCCGCTAATCGTTTTTGCTACTGCATATCCTGAATTCGCTGCAGAGGCATTTCGCTACGAGGCAGTCGATTATCTCTTAAAGCCCTACGATGAAGAACAGCTTCATCAAACAGTGCAGCGCCTTACGAAGCTCGTTAACGTATCCTTTAAAGAAGAAGAAATTCCACTAAAGAAAAGCAGACTCTCCGTCGAAATAGATGGAGATATTCATTACCTTGATCCAAATGATATTCTGTATATTTATCGGGATGATAAGGTCTCACGCATTGTTGGTAAAAACGGTGAGTACGAAGTGAAGATGGCTCTAAAAGAACTTGAAAGTCGCCTATCATCTCATTCTTTCTTTAGAATTCATAAAGGCTACCTTGTTAACTTGCAGTACGTCAGGCGCCTTACGCCTTGGTTTAACGGGGCTTATCAGCTTGAACTTGAAGGTGTGAAGGAAAAGCTCTCAGTAAGCCGTAATTATGTAAAACCTCTTCGTACACGACTTGAATTATAA
- a CDS encoding carbon starvation CstA family protein, protein MFTFLAGIVLLIVGYFTYGKFVEKTFGVKEARKTPAYTHQDGVDYLPMNSKKNSLIQLLNIAGVGPIFGPILGALYGPVAFLWIVFGCIFAGAVHDYLTGMISIRNRGAHLPELAGKFLGKVMKHIVNAFAVLLLLLTGTVFVTAPAGLLNNLMNGWATMGLILGAIFVYYILATLLPIDKIIGRFYPIFGALLLISALGVGAGLVFTGAPIPEITLSNLHPDSAPVFPLLFLTISCGALSGFHATQTPIISRTTQNEKQGRNIFYGMMIAEGVIAMIWAAAAMSLFNGPVGLNELLANGGPAAIVSEASTLMLGAIGGTLAILGVIVLPITSGDTAFRSARMIIADYFNYSQRKVTSRLWIALPLFVIAFGLTKIDFTLLWRYFSWANQSTAMIALWVGAMYLFIAKKNYWIAMIPAVFITMATTTYILNAPIGFRLPMNVAYIGATIITIAVIVAFFYSARKQRAANTPLEEDISDWDKGSVA, encoded by the coding sequence ATGTTTACATTCTTAGCAGGGATTGTACTTTTAATTGTTGGTTACTTCACATACGGGAAATTTGTTGAAAAAACGTTTGGTGTTAAAGAAGCTCGTAAGACACCCGCCTATACGCATCAGGATGGTGTTGACTACCTTCCAATGAACTCAAAGAAAAACTCGTTAATTCAACTGTTAAACATCGCAGGGGTAGGTCCAATATTCGGTCCTATTCTTGGTGCCCTTTATGGACCGGTCGCCTTTCTTTGGATCGTATTCGGCTGTATTTTCGCTGGAGCTGTCCACGATTATTTAACAGGTATGATTTCAATTCGAAATCGAGGAGCTCACCTGCCTGAACTTGCAGGGAAGTTTCTTGGGAAAGTCATGAAGCATATTGTAAACGCATTCGCGGTCTTATTGCTTTTACTTACAGGTACGGTTTTCGTTACCGCTCCAGCTGGTCTATTGAATAACCTGATGAACGGCTGGGCAACAATGGGCCTTATTCTTGGTGCCATTTTTGTCTACTACATTCTAGCAACATTGCTGCCAATTGATAAAATCATCGGCCGCTTTTATCCGATTTTTGGTGCATTGCTACTCATTAGCGCGCTTGGCGTTGGTGCTGGTCTCGTATTTACAGGTGCACCGATTCCTGAAATCACACTAAGCAACCTTCATCCTGACAGTGCACCGGTCTTCCCACTGTTATTCTTGACGATCTCATGTGGAGCACTTTCTGGATTTCACGCCACACAAACGCCAATCATCTCACGTACGACGCAAAATGAGAAACAGGGACGGAATATTTTCTACGGTATGATGATTGCTGAAGGTGTGATTGCGATGATCTGGGCTGCGGCTGCCATGAGCTTGTTCAATGGCCCTGTTGGGTTGAATGAACTGCTTGCAAACGGCGGACCAGCTGCTATTGTAAGTGAAGCTTCTACGCTTATGCTCGGAGCAATCGGTGGAACACTTGCGATTCTTGGGGTTATCGTACTTCCGATCACATCCGGCGACACAGCTTTCCGAAGCGCACGTATGATTATTGCTGACTACTTTAACTACTCACAGCGAAAAGTAACAAGCCGTCTCTGGATCGCTCTTCCACTTTTCGTTATCGCATTCGGTCTTACGAAAATTGACTTCACGCTATTATGGCGTTACTTCTCATGGGCAAACCAGTCGACGGCTATGATTGCCCTATGGGTTGGTGCGATGTACCTGTTTATTGCGAAGAAGAACTACTGGATCGCAATGATTCCAGCTGTTTTTATCACGATGGCAACAACCACGTACATTCTAAATGCTCCGATTGGATTTAGATTACCGATGAACGTTGCTTATATCGGGGCTACGATTATTACAATTGCTGTCATCGTTGCTTTCTTCTACTCTGCTCGCAAACAGCGCGCAGCTAACACACCACTTGAAGAGGATATCTCTGACTGGGATAAAGGCAGCGTGGCTTAA
- a CDS encoding alpha/beta hydrolase, whose product MEKIFYGTDENQFGELRLPQGEGPFPVAIVIHGGFWRKPFTLENMREVAEDLTASGFATWNIEYRRTGQEGGGWPGTLIDAATASDYIRTLSESYPLNLHKVVTIGHSAGGHLATWIAARHRIARESELFTENTLSVLGVVSLAGVNDLEMMHDVHHYRDTTLSLEANNPTAELIGGSPAEFPERYKNASPVKLLPLDVQQILVHGALDIHVPIGISDHYHREGEGEGDFVKLIELPSAEHFMLTDITSFAWETVKEEIQLLVDY is encoded by the coding sequence ATGGAGAAAATCTTCTACGGAACAGATGAAAATCAATTCGGTGAACTACGTCTTCCACAAGGTGAAGGTCCCTTTCCTGTAGCAATCGTGATTCATGGAGGCTTCTGGCGAAAACCATTTACGCTTGAAAACATGAGGGAAGTTGCGGAGGATTTAACAGCAAGTGGGTTTGCTACATGGAACATTGAATACCGGCGCACCGGTCAAGAAGGGGGAGGCTGGCCAGGGACACTGATCGACGCAGCCACCGCTAGCGACTACATACGTACTCTTTCTGAATCTTATCCACTTAACCTGCATAAAGTCGTCACAATTGGCCATTCTGCTGGTGGTCATCTTGCCACCTGGATTGCCGCTCGTCATCGCATTGCAAGGGAAAGCGAGCTCTTCACCGAAAACACCCTCTCCGTTCTTGGTGTTGTTAGTCTTGCAGGAGTGAACGATCTGGAAATGATGCACGATGTTCACCACTATCGCGATACTACGCTTTCTCTTGAGGCGAATAACCCAACAGCTGAGCTAATCGGTGGTTCACCTGCAGAATTTCCAGAGCGCTACAAAAACGCTTCACCTGTTAAACTGCTTCCGCTCGATGTTCAACAAATTCTTGTTCACGGCGCACTTGATATTCACGTCCCAATTGGAATTAGCGATCACTATCACCGTGAAGGTGAAGGAGAAGGCGATTTTGTAAAATTAATCGAGCTCCCTTCTGCAGAACATTTCATGCTGACGGATATTACCTCCTTTGCTTGGGAAACGGTGAAAGAAGAAATTCAGTTATTAGTAGACTATTAA
- a CDS encoding winged helix-turn-helix transcriptional regulator — translation MSRTQDKTFNCEKELTLAVIGGKWKMLILWHLGKQGTKRFGELKSLMPGITQRMLVNQLRELEDDQIVNRKVYPVVPPKVEYSLTEQGETLMPILDSMYEWGQNYNKNVIQKTSEKTESV, via the coding sequence ATGTCTCGTACCCAGGATAAGACATTTAACTGTGAAAAAGAGTTAACACTTGCTGTGATCGGTGGAAAGTGGAAAATGCTCATTCTCTGGCATTTAGGTAAACAGGGAACAAAGCGATTTGGTGAACTGAAATCTCTTATGCCAGGTATCACGCAGCGCATGCTTGTGAATCAGCTAAGAGAACTAGAAGATGATCAGATTGTAAATCGCAAAGTCTATCCCGTTGTCCCGCCGAAAGTAGAGTATTCCCTTACCGAGCAGGGTGAAACATTAATGCCGATTCTCGATTCAATGTATGAATGGGGTCAGAACTACAATAAGAATGTGATTCAGAAGACATCTGAGAAAACAGAGTCAGTATAA
- the hxlA gene encoding 3-hexulose-6-phosphate synthase, with amino-acid sequence MKLQLALDLVNTEEGIELVKEVQEHIDIVEIGTPIVINEGLRAVKDMKAAFPNLEVLADLKIMDAAGYEVMKASESNADIITILGAAEDESIKGAVEEAKKQGKQILVDMMAVKDLATRAKEVDVLGVDYICVHTGYDLQAKGQNSFEDLETIKGVVKNAKTAIAGGIKLDSLKEVVKVQPDLVIVGGGITGEDDKKAIASKMQELIKG; translated from the coding sequence ATGAAATTACAGCTAGCATTAGATTTGGTGAACACTGAAGAAGGTATTGAGCTCGTGAAGGAAGTTCAGGAACATATTGATATCGTTGAAATCGGTACGCCGATCGTCATCAATGAAGGTCTTCGTGCTGTTAAAGATATGAAAGCCGCATTCCCTAACCTTGAAGTTCTTGCGGACCTTAAAATTATGGATGCTGCAGGATATGAAGTTATGAAAGCATCTGAATCTAACGCAGATATCATCACGATTCTCGGTGCTGCTGAAGATGAATCAATTAAAGGTGCTGTAGAAGAAGCGAAGAAACAAGGTAAACAAATCCTTGTCGATATGATGGCAGTAAAAGATCTTGCTACTCGTGCAAAAGAAGTAGACGTACTTGGCGTTGACTATATTTGCGTTCACACTGGTTATGATTTACAAGCAAAAGGCCAGAACTCTTTTGAAGATCTAGAAACAATTAAAGGTGTCGTTAAAAATGCAAAAACAGCAATTGCTGGTGGCATTAAACTCGACTCACTTAAAGAAGTTGTAAAAGTACAACCGGACCTCGTCATCGTAGGCGGCGGTATTACTGGTGAAGACGATAAAAAAGCCATTGCATCAAAAATGCAAGAGCTTATCAAAGGATAA
- the hxlB gene encoding 6-phospho-3-hexuloisomerase: MQTTHYLAEIIEELNRSVDLIADEEAEQLANEILEANKVFVAGRGRSGFMAKSFAMRMMHMGIDAYVVGETVTPTFEEDDLIIIGSGSGETKQLVSIANKASGIGGKIAAVTITPDSTIGNLADITVTLPGTPKDQSGDYETIQPMGSLFEQILLLFYDSIILRFMEKKGLDTDKMYGKHANLE, translated from the coding sequence ATGCAGACTACTCACTATTTAGCTGAAATTATTGAAGAGCTAAATCGTTCAGTAGATCTCATTGCTGACGAAGAAGCTGAACAACTGGCTAACGAGATCCTTGAAGCAAACAAAGTCTTCGTTGCTGGCCGTGGACGATCTGGCTTTATGGCGAAGTCATTCGCGATGCGGATGATGCATATGGGCATTGATGCTTATGTTGTTGGTGAGACTGTTACCCCTACCTTTGAAGAAGATGATCTTATCATCATCGGATCTGGATCAGGTGAAACAAAACAGCTCGTATCCATCGCAAACAAAGCGTCCGGTATCGGTGGTAAGATTGCCGCTGTTACAATTACTCCTGATTCAACAATCGGGAATTTAGCAGACATCACCGTTACTTTGCCTGGCACACCTAAAGATCAGTCAGGCGATTACGAAACGATTCAACCGATGGGATCATTATTCGAACAGATCCTTTTACTTTTCTATGACTCGATTATTTTACGCTTTATGGAGAAGAAAGGTCTTGATACGGATAAAATGTATGGAAAGCATGCAAATTTAGAGTAA
- a CDS encoding fatty acid desaturase, with product MNVQKQKQKELKKSVSSFAKPDTVVGVRQLLNTLLPFLLLWFLAYQSLAISAWLAVPLAMIAGGFVVRIFIIFHDCTHGSFFKSQKANRIVGTISGIITLFPFEKWKREHNIHHATSGNLDKRGTGDIWVMTVEEYAAASFWGRLAYRFYRNPIVMFGLGPIYLFLVANRFNRKDAKRKERISTYITNASIVAIYSLLILTIGWEAFLIIQLPILYIAGSLGIWLFYVQHQFEDSYFEDETEWDFVKAAVDGSSYYKLPKILQWVSGSIGYHHVHHLSPRVPNYNLEKAHESTPPLHNATTITLASSLESIRFRLYDTKNKSFVTFKEVKPLLKNPDAMTMMNSKRPSFQEK from the coding sequence ATGAATGTACAAAAACAAAAACAAAAAGAATTGAAAAAAAGTGTATCATCTTTCGCAAAGCCCGACACGGTCGTAGGGGTACGACAGCTATTGAACACCCTTCTTCCATTCTTATTGCTATGGTTTCTTGCATACCAGAGTTTAGCAATTTCGGCCTGGTTGGCTGTTCCACTAGCCATGATTGCTGGAGGGTTTGTTGTTCGGATCTTCATCATTTTTCACGATTGCACGCACGGATCATTTTTCAAAAGTCAGAAAGCCAATCGGATTGTTGGGACGATATCAGGAATCATCACGCTCTTCCCTTTTGAAAAGTGGAAACGAGAGCATAACATTCATCACGCTACTAGCGGTAACTTAGACAAGCGTGGTACTGGTGATATTTGGGTTATGACTGTTGAAGAATATGCTGCGGCATCATTCTGGGGAAGACTTGCTTATCGTTTCTACCGTAATCCGATCGTTATGTTCGGACTCGGTCCAATCTACCTGTTTCTTGTCGCTAACCGTTTCAATCGCAAAGATGCAAAACGTAAAGAACGTATTAGTACGTATATTACAAACGCATCGATTGTGGCGATTTATTCCCTCTTGATTCTGACAATAGGTTGGGAAGCATTTCTAATCATTCAACTTCCAATCCTTTACATTGCAGGCTCACTTGGAATCTGGTTGTTCTATGTTCAGCATCAATTCGAGGATTCTTATTTTGAAGATGAAACAGAATGGGATTTTGTTAAAGCCGCTGTAGATGGAAGCTCATATTACAAGCTACCAAAAATCCTTCAATGGGTATCCGGAAGCATCGGTTACCACCATGTTCATCATTTAAGCCCAAGAGTTCCAAACTACAATCTTGAGAAGGCGCATGAATCAACACCTCCATTGCATAATGCTACAACGATTACGTTAGCATCAAGCCTTGAGTCGATTCGTTTCCGTCTCTATGACACAAAAAACAAATCGTTTGTCACCTTTAAAGAAGTGAAACCTCTTCTGAAGAATCCAGACGCAATGACAATGATGAATTCGAAAAGGCCAAGCTTCCAGGAAAAATAG
- a CDS encoding sensor histidine kinase: MQSWYHIIPKNTGISSYVWIIFCLLPFFFIFRSSSVIEITFGILMILLFFLSYRLSFISNSKMVYLWVSVEMAISILMTILFGYIYFSLFLAFFIGNIENKVGFLTLYIVHLTTTIASTVIIFFTHNEVLFPQLPFIFICVLGVALLPFTIRYRIKQHRLEEQLENANEKISQLMVIEERERIARDLHDTLGQKLSMIGLKSDLARKLIPVKPEAAINEIHDIRQTARTALKEVREMVSNMRGSRLEDEMIQVQQILDAAEMEFHLEGNATLENTPLLVENVLSMCLKEAVTNIVKHSKASRCRVLIKQSTTEVLIIVEDNGVGFPEGVNSFKGHGLQGMRERLEFVNGTLDIQTSNGTTLNIRVPNVIQQKEQEGLV; encoded by the coding sequence ATGCAAAGTTGGTATCACATCATTCCCAAGAACACCGGGATCAGTTCTTATGTATGGATTATCTTTTGTTTACTTCCATTCTTTTTCATATTCAGATCTTCATCTGTCATCGAAATAACATTTGGTATCTTGATGATTCTCTTATTCTTCTTATCGTACAGGCTATCGTTTATTTCAAATAGCAAAATGGTATACCTATGGGTAAGCGTCGAGATGGCAATTAGTATCCTGATGACCATTTTATTTGGTTATATCTATTTCTCCCTTTTCCTTGCTTTTTTCATCGGTAACATCGAAAACAAAGTCGGATTCCTAACCTTGTACATTGTCCATTTAACGACTACGATCGCCTCTACCGTAATTATATTTTTTACTCATAATGAGGTTTTGTTTCCACAGCTTCCGTTTATCTTTATTTGTGTTCTCGGTGTAGCGCTTCTCCCCTTTACTATTCGGTACCGAATCAAACAGCATCGTTTAGAAGAACAGCTTGAAAACGCAAATGAAAAGATATCACAATTAATGGTTATTGAAGAACGTGAACGTATTGCCAGAGACCTACATGATACGCTCGGTCAGAAACTTTCCATGATCGGGTTAAAAAGTGATCTTGCAAGAAAACTTATTCCGGTTAAGCCTGAGGCAGCTATTAATGAAATTCACGATATCAGACAAACAGCCAGAACAGCACTGAAAGAAGTGCGTGAAATGGTATCGAATATGAGAGGTTCAAGACTCGAGGACGAAATGATTCAAGTCCAACAAATATTAGATGCAGCAGAGATGGAATTTCATCTAGAAGGGAATGCAACACTCGAGAACACGCCTTTATTAGTAGAAAACGTCCTCAGTATGTGTTTAAAAGAAGCTGTAACCAATATTGTGAAACACAGTAAAGCATCTCGGTGCCGAGTTCTGATCAAGCAATCAACAACTGAAGTATTGATTATAGTCGAAGATAACGGTGTTGGTTTCCCAGAAGGAGTCAATTCCTTCAAAGGACACGGGCTTCAGGGAATGAGAGAACGACTTGAGTTTGTGAACGGAACCCTGGACATACAAACATCGAACGGAACGACCCTAAACATTCGTGTACCTAATGTGATTCAACAAAAAGAACAGGAGGGATTGGTGTGA
- a CDS encoding response regulator transcription factor → MIRIVLAEDQRMLLGALGSLLDLEEGMEVVGQATNGEEACSLVKELKPDICIMDIEMPLKSGLDAAEELSNETCKIIILTTFARAGYFERARKAGVSGYLLKDSPSDELASSIRKIIEGQRIFSPELVDLAFGNENPLTEREKQVIQLMADGKNTKDISNELYITPGTVRNYISVILDKLEVTNRIEAISRFKEKGWFK, encoded by the coding sequence GTGATACGCATCGTACTTGCGGAAGATCAACGTATGCTGTTAGGAGCTCTTGGCTCCCTGCTTGATTTGGAAGAAGGAATGGAAGTTGTTGGCCAGGCAACGAACGGTGAGGAAGCCTGTTCACTGGTGAAAGAGCTTAAACCCGACATCTGTATCATGGACATTGAAATGCCACTTAAAAGCGGCCTTGATGCTGCTGAAGAGTTGAGCAATGAAACATGTAAAATTATTATCCTTACAACCTTTGCTCGTGCTGGTTATTTTGAACGAGCCCGTAAAGCAGGTGTCAGCGGCTATTTATTAAAAGATAGTCCGAGTGACGAACTTGCCAGTTCAATTCGCAAGATTATTGAAGGACAGCGAATCTTCTCACCTGAACTGGTTGATCTTGCTTTTGGAAATGAAAATCCACTTACAGAACGGGAGAAGCAAGTCATTCAACTGATGGCTGACGGCAAGAATACGAAAGATATTTCAAATGAGCTCTACATTACACCAGGTACAGTTCGAAATTATATATCTGTCATACTGGATAAGTTAGAAGTTACGAATCGAATTGAGGCGATCTCACGGTTTAAAGAGAAGGGCTGGTTTAAGTGA